TTTATTGTTTTAATATATGATCTATAGTTTTGAACTGATTTTGTCATTCATAAGTTACAATATAGTTTTTTCCTGCATGATCCGTTTGATCTGCACTTGTCCTGCTTGATCTGCACTTGTCCTGCTTGATCTGCATGATCTGCTTGATATGTCCTGCTTGAACTGCTTTTACCATTCGAAGCCTAAAGAGTCTGACTCCAAAAAGGTGTAATTGCTGAGGGTTGAATCTGAAAGGAAGCACATGAGATGTCCTTTGCAAAGAGGCGGATGTAGAGAACCGTTGCGTCTTTTACTGAAATAAGTTGATGACGTAAGATCTTATAGATGAGGATTGATCATGTCCATTGGATTATAAAATATTGATAAACTCAACTATTAGATTTAAATTTTATTTTACTATAAAAAAGTGATTACATCATCTTGGGTTTGCTATTATATATAGATTAAAATATACTTAAGATTATATATTTATATGTTCATGGGTTTTTTTGCCACTTAAAGCGTCCATGTGTGGCCATGATGATTAGTCATTTGGTCAAAAAACCTTTGGTTATCAAAAAATAAACAGTAACAAAAATATCTTTCACAAATTCGCATATTCGTAAATGAGTAACTAACCACCAAAGTTAATTATAATACTAAAAAATATAACGTACCAGTCGTATGATTATGTTGCTTCATGAGAACTCCATTGACGGCCAAGCAGTTTCCAATCAAATCCGACAAGTTCTTGTTTGAGATGGCCGGCATGACGAAATCTGAGACATTCAGATCCTCCGAGCCAGACCGGCATGTCTCGATGTTGGTTTGAGCCGTGCTGAGCCACGTCTGTGCGTCTAAGTCTGAACACTTCACATCACTAGAAGCCCCCGGGTTAAGTCCGTTGAATGTCTGGTTCAGCTGAGTGACCGTATTTTCAAATAGCGTTACACAGTCTGACCAAGCGGCTTTCCGTTGGTTATTGGTGCAGCTCTGACCTAATTTAACGGTTTGAGCGTGTGTAATGACGGCTTGGTCAAGTGCTACATGGACCAGCATTCGTAGAAACTCGGACCGAAATCTTGGTGGTCGGCTAATGTTGTTGTCTGGGCTCCTTTGGAAGTAGTAGGTGCATGTCTTAGCGTGTGGAGTCTTATTGCACCACCATGTCATGTCGCCGGAGATAGAGCTGTTGTTGAACGGAGACGACGCGGCCGCTGGACCAGGGGATTGAGCTGAGGTGGTTGGAGGACTGGTGGTGGGGCTTGGGAATGGTGTGGTTTCTTGTGGTGGGGGAATATTATGGTCCCATGGATAAGGAGCATTTGCTCCAACGGTGAAGCCACCGTAGTTTACAGTGGAAGAGAATTGTGGCAGAAGAAGAAACGATGCCAAGAGGCATATGTGGAAGATGCCTCTAACCATTTTTTGAACTTCTTGGATATGAGTTTGTATGGGGAATTGTGAAATTTCATGGTGTGATTTCTTAACTAATTAAAGAGTTATTATTTTTTATATTAAATTGAATAATATTTGTGTTTATTATGAGTTTGTGTATATGTACTTTGCAAGTGATTGTTGTTGGGGTGAACATGATGATGTGTGTTGTCTTTGCTTGGGATTGTATAGATTATGATATCATGACTCATTTTCTTATTTAGCAACCTATGATTATAGAAACATATAATATCAATCCTCTATATAGATGTCTGTAATTGATTCCATAATATATATATACTGTTAAGATATTTAGAAAAAAATGTCAAAAGAATAAAGAAGAGGAAAAGTAACTTCAAAGGAAGATGTTTGTGTTTCCAATGTTAAAGTAACCTTCCATGTGCTTTTGGCTCAGTTTCTACTCTTGTAGTTTCAAGCACACGCAAACCCTTTCAATAATTTTTGTTTACTTTTATGTTACTATATAATTATATATAATTTATATTGTACAACTTTCCAATATATGAAACTAAAAGGTAAATCAACTTCAATGTTCCAAAAAGGGTTTAAACGGCGACGATTTTTTTGAATTGCTTAACTTCTAAATCGTCTAAGAATCATAACATTTTAACAATAAAATTATACTATAGAATAATAATATAATAATATGATATAAATTATTGTTTACAAATCAAAATATTTATATTATGTATTTATACTAACCGCCGAAAGAACGTCAACGATACCACCTGCTTGAACTTCTCCATTTGAACTCCTCACTTGGAGTTTGAGATATTTTTCACAGGTCGGACGCTGAGGCTTCTTAACGAATGAATATTATGTAATGTTTCAAGAATTTAACCGATTCTTCGTGGAAGCTGTCTATGGAAATTTTCGATATTCTGCAAAACTATGTTGAGCCCCTTGTGGGCTCTCTACGAATACTGACAGTATCTGACATCTTTATTTTTGTCAGAAAAGTGTATTTGTCCCATGGCTATGTTTAACGCAGTTATATGGTCGGTGGGATCTGTCTCGATGAAGTACGCTGGGATCTGTCTCGCCGAAGTACGATGGGATCCGTAGCTTTTCCATTTGATGGATTTTGACCGTCAGTGATTTCAGATGCGCTTGACTTCCAGGCCCAAACACGTCAGTTGGTGGATCTTTGAATTGATATATTGCATCTAGATGAGGAGGTCGGCGATTTACTGGTTTTTTATTTGCTTTCTTCCACCAACCGTAGATTTTTCGGTCTGGAAAAG
This sequence is a window from Brassica oleracea var. oleracea cultivar TO1000 chromosome C1, BOL, whole genome shotgun sequence. Protein-coding genes within it:
- the LOC106299707 gene encoding probable pectinesterase/pectinesterase inhibitor 33; amino-acid sequence: MVRGIFHICLLASFLLLPQFSSTVNYGGFTVGANAPYPWDHNIPPPQETTPFPSPTTSPPTTSAQSPGPAAASSPFNNSSISGDMTWWCNKTPHAKTCTYYFQRSPDNNISRPPRFRSEFLRMLVHVALDQAVITHAQTVKLGQSCTNNQRKAAWSDCVTLFENTVTQLNQTFNGLNPGASSDVKCSDLDAQTWLSTAQTNIETCRSGSEDLNVSDFVMPAISNKNLSDLIGNCLAVNGVLMKQHNHTTVKDATVLYIRLFAKDISCASFQIQPSAITPFWSQTL